GGCTTGCTAGACCTGGGCTAAGGCTTGTTGGGCCTCAGGGGTGAGCGCGCGAGGGGAAGAGGGATCAGCATCTCCCCGCAAAATGTCAAATAAAGGCTTAAGTTCTTTGGTAGTGAGCTTCAAGTAAGGGCGGAGCCAGTTAATGTCCCCGAGTAACCTTTGGAAGTCATTTAAAGTATGCAATGCGTCAGTACGTAACTGGATCTTTTGAGAATAAACTCGATTAGGTAACAattcaaaccccagaaataaTTGTGGGGGGTGGACTTGAATTTTCTCCGGGGAAATTTGGAGACCGCTATTTTGGAGGGCAATGATGAGTTGCTGTCCCACCTGATGGAGCTGTTGCTCGCGGGGCCCTGCCAACAAAATGTTGTCCATGTAATGGAtaatatataagttaggaaatgaCAAGCGGAAGGGGTCAACCGTTTGAGCCACATATTTCTGACACAGGGTGGGGCTTGTGGTCCCCCCCTGCGGGAGGACCCGCCACTGAAAACGAGGGGAAGGCCCTACGCAATTAATTATAGGGAGACTGAATGCAAAACGCTTGCAATCCTCAGGGTGAAGAGggatagaaaaaaaaacaatcttTAAGATCAATAATTAGTTTAACAAAATTTTTAGGAATAGCTATTGGCGAAGGGAGACCTGGTTGTAGGGCGCCCATAGGAACCATGGTTTTATTAATTGCCCTTAAATCTTGCAACAACCGCCACttccctgttttctttttaataacaaACACAGGCGTATTCCAGGGCGAGGTGGAGGGTTCaatgtgtccagcctccagctgTTCCTGCACCAACTGTGTGGCGGCGGACAACTTATGTGATGGGAGGGGCCATTGGTCAATCCAGACAGGCTCATCACTCTTCCATGTAATCTTTTCTGCCTGGAGTGCAGGAGGAGCAATGGCCCTTAcaaaaaatgattagaaaatcCTAAGCCTGTGCGATCATTTTTTGGGACAGCTGCGACGGGCGTTGAGTCTCCCTGACTTAGTTTGCCTAATCCCTGCCCGGGCAAATAACCCTGGGAAAGCATTTGTTGGGAGACGACTTCGTTAGGGCTGCACATAAAAACCTTCATTTGAGAAAGAACATCCCTGCCCCAGAGATTGACGGGCAGGCCGGGAACAACAAAAGGCTGAATTGTACCTGTATTGCCCTCGCTATCCTCCCAGGTTAGAAGTTGGGAACTTTGCAGGGTATTTTTTGACTGCCCAATCCCTTGCGGATGAGTTAAAGAGGCCTATAAAGGCCAAGCAGAAGGCCAGGAGCTTTGAGAAAGGACAGTGGAGTCTGCTCCAGAGTCTAAGATGCCCTCAAAGGCCTTTCTCTGGATCTTAAGAGTAAGTGTTGGGCGATCCTTAGTAATGGCCTGGACCCAATAAAGGTCAGAGGAGCCCGGTCGGGAGGCACCACGAGTATTGCTGATCGCCGGGTGAGAAGTGTTCAGAGGCAGCGgtagggcctggagccaggcgcTGCCCTCGCAGGATGGAAACAATACCTTTAGAAACACTTGCCAAAATCTTTATTTCTCCTGCATAATCACTATCTACCAATGAGGGGTGAACAGTAATACCATTTAGGGTGGTTGAAGAGTGTCCCAAAATCAGAAAAAAAGGTGCCTGGTGGTGGGGGGCCAAAAATTCCAGTGTCGATAATTCGCACTCCATCTTCGGGGGTTAGTATTGTGGGGGTGGCGGTACACAGGTCCACTCCTGCATTTCCTGGGGTGGCCCGGTACAGGGAGGGTCGGGCTGCCGGCTGTTCCCCAAGGCCGGAACAAAGGGAATGGGTTCAAGGGCTCGGGGCTGGCCCCGCTGGCCGTTTCCCGAGAGCGGAGGCAAGGGACGCCTGTTGATATCGGTAATGGAGCGGCAGGCAGTAACCCAATGCTTTCCCTTTTTACATCGGGGGCAAGGGGTAGCGGGGATGGCGGGGCAGGCGCTCGATTCCGCAGGGGAGGTAATTTTAGTGAAGAAGGGGGCTGCGACAGGGCACTGCCGGGCGAACTGTCCTGGTTGGCCGCACTTAAAACAATTTTTCGAAGAATTATTGACCTGCAAGGCGGCGCCCACTGCAAGATAAATGGCCTGGGAAACCTTAGCGGAAAAAGGGTCGATATCCTGGCACAAGTGTAACATTTCATCAAGGGTCTTATCTCTAGCCTTGCCGCGCATAACCGCCCTGCAGGAGAAATTAGCATTTTCATAGGCCAGCTGTTTAATGAGCTTATCACTAGCAGCCTCATGGTCGAGGGTCCGTTCGGCCCCTTCCAAAAGGCGGCTAATGAACTCATTGTATGGCTCCTGCAGCCCTTGAGTTATTTTAGTGAGGGGGATAATGGCTGAACCTTAAGTGGGAAGCGCTCGCCACGCGCCAAGGGCGGCATTGGCAGTTTGGGCTAAGAGACCGATTGGGAAGCGTTGCTGGTGTGTTTCAGCAGCATACTTGCCCTGCCCACTAAGCTTTTTAAAGGTCCAAGCAGCCGAAGGTGATCGAGGGGATTTGAGGTTAGTGGCGGCAATAGACTGACATCTATCCAAAAAATCGGCTTTCCAAGTTAAAAACTGGACTCGAGTCAAAACAGCCTGCACTACTTGCGTCCACTCGGCGGGAAGCATATGGCCCTCGCGGGAGACGGCGTCCAAAACACTTAAGGTGTAAGGGGCGTTGGCTCCGTAAGTTCGGACTGCGGTGTTGAGTTCCTTTAAGTTTTTAAGGTGGATCTTACGGAATTCCCGAGTTTTAGAGCCAGTCCCCTGTACAGGCGGCTCCTCATCTTCGCTCCCGCTTTCGTTTTCGTTCTCAGACCCCGACGTGTTATCGTTTTTCGCCTCCCCGTCCTCGTTACCAGAGCCCACGGGCGGGGAGCCGGCGGACTCTGCCTGAGGGTTATCAGGGGTGGACCTTGGGGAGGACCTGGTGGAGCGGGTGAGAACGGGGAGCAAGAGCTGGGCAGGTTTGGCCTTCTTTGTTTTAGGGACATGCTCTTTAGCGGACCCGCAAGGGTGTGCTGCCTGGCAAGGTGAACAAAAAATAGTTTCTCGGAGGGACGTTTGAAGGGAGGAAAGTGTTAAAATAAGATTAGTCCCAAGAAATTGTTTGTGCGTAAAGcaattttatcaggatgttattatTACACTATGCAAGCTATTACCTTTTGCTCTTACCCGTTTGCACgcaccctccccattccctctggAGCTGTCCAGCCTCAGtccatttgaaatattttataggcgacccttccttttctcccctttccctcccagtgaCAGCCCTCCATTAGCCTCATATTTACCATATTTTTCTTTACTCCGCAACCTCCTTAGACAACACGTTAACTCCGTTATCCCTGAATCTTCTCCAgcctctcccaacctcccagTCAGTACATCCTGGAGATACCGTATTAAATCTTTAACACCCAAACCTTTGGCACCTCAGTGGGAAGGTCTGTACACTGTCATTCTCACCACTCTCTCGGCTGTCAAAGTAGTAGGTCTACACTCTTGGATATACCTCTCCAGAGTCAAACCAGTAACCAAAGTTAATCATGTTCCCCAGTGGTctgttcagtctactggtcctatgtctctccgcctcactcgcctcaccaaaccagccagctaagcctagcattaacttcccctttcgcctggaggtttttttctcactgaaaatgTAACTAACCCCCAATATCACCAGCATCACCTACTCACTGGAAAAAGTTATCTCCTAGCCACAGCTGATTGCCTGGTCACTAGTTATTCTGGCCCAGTCTACCTTAATTTCACCTTGTTCAAACACAGTTCCAACTCCCTGAATGCGCACCTTCTCCCAAAACCAACTTCCCCCATCGTTTGTTTTCTATATGACCAAACCTCTAACCCCGCTTGTGCACAAAAATgggtaaaacaaaacacagggtGCCCTGAAGGTCCTACAATATTCACCATGCTCGCCCCTACCCTGTAACCAAATCCCACCTGTTCTTTTGGTCAGGAATACAATTCCCCTTAACCATCCCTGACCCGTACAACAACAGATAGACCAAACCAGTCAAGGGAGGCTGGTATTTTAACTCCCACAGCACATATCCTAATGCTAAACTGTTCATATAAAGGTTGTtagcccaggtccaatccaccatccaccgtaatattcagatcccaaAACAGCAACTCATtaaccaaatttctaaaccttccaaGTCTCTCTTCTCCTGGAtcgccctgctacagcagggactggccatcaccAACCTTGCTAAATTAGGCAACCTTTCCACCTgcctcatgtgtgcagccctggaaTGCCCTCCTCTAGCAGCAGTCCCAGTTCCCAGCTGGTCATCTGCACTTAAGGTCTCCACCATGCAACCCATAATtatccccaatgtccctctgtactTCACACCAGGGTACGCACAGGTGCCGTTTTGCTACTCCAATGCATCCACTCAACTGTGCAACACCACAATGCCATCCTCCCAGCCAATAACAGCACCAGCAGAATTTTTCTTCTGGTGCAATTATACACTCACCAAACTTCTTAACATCAGTAGCAGGTCTGCCTTCTTGTGCCTACCTGTCACTCTAGTTCCGCAGCTCACTGTCTACACCCCAGCTAAATTCCAGAACAAATACACCCAGACACATAGTCACCACAGTAaaaaagcagtttttctcccCGTTATTGTAGGCCTTTCCCTAAGCGTACTCACCAGTCGCGGTGGGACTGAGTGGTGGCACCCTGGGACactccatcaccacaaccaatcagTTAGCTGAACGCTTCCAATCGACATTCGATATCTCCGCAGAATCTTTAGACTCCTtacaaaaacaaataacctcTATTGCTCAAGTTACCTTACAGAACCGTCGCGCTCTAGACCTCATCACGGCAGAaaagggaggaacctgcctcttcctccaggaggaatgctgttattacatcaatgagtTGGGAATTGTGAAAACCAATATCCAGATCACTAACAAACTAAGCCGTGAGTTACAGAGCACCAGGCCAACAACAGATGGAACTATTCCCTGGTGGagcacttctctgtactcctttttAGCCCCCAtaataggacccataattttaattacacttttatttttaattgctccttgttttatccagtttttccaaaacaggctccgcaacatcacccaagctgcagttcaccaaatgatgttgcagctgcatgaaccccaatatgaaactgTCTGGGAGCCTCGATATGAATTCCCCCATCGTGCGTCGACCCTAGAATCCCAGTACTCCGCCTTacaaagcccccctccccccttaaaTCGTCGTCCATGGTCAGCATGAAGCAGTTACGGAAAGACAACATCGTCCATTTTCCCTATAGGGTGGAGTCTGGgatgaaggatcttagcacaagtaactccattttgattttggaactatgttaagttcttgtaacttaccctgtacctacccccccttgtgggaagccgcagctctcgccgccattacaagatggcgccgggcagtcagggcggtggcccagttaagtggtaaacaaccacttagagcatgcgcactgcttagatgacgtagtcataactccaccctggagtatgctaataagggttctggtgaacacaccaatcaatgcacagcacgtccccatagagcgcatataagcagcagtagtttggggcttcaaggtctttttccgcatctgcaaatcgaacccacattaaacgcctgtggaagaatcctgttgtggcgcgtccttcttgctggcgagactgagcgcgcgacaagtggtgccgaaactcgggaacgaccacctccggcatgagcggagaccccctgtcatcagggaggattcagaaccgcacGGCGTGGGAAGAaatggtaagttctgagagacatgagcctgaatgattgttaagccgcttgctggtgcttgagtgttggcgtgtgaatacttccgctttcggttttaacggCGAACAGCCAGCTGCcttttctttatcgcgcataaatcgggtgtagataaatccgtgcgcgcccgtgtgttaagtctttgtatacataagcaggcaacatggggaacgcggcaataaagactatggttacggctctcgatgccctattgagaaatagaggattaaaaatttcagaacagactttgtgtaaatttgtaaaaaacatagatgagatagcaccatggtttgtttccacaggctcgctaacatccgcgagctggaataagctagggcgagacatagaccgagccgctgaagccggacggctgaagccggggattagacccatttggaagctagtgaaagcatgcattgaggacaaagagtgtgagcagccattgcgccaagggcagcaggctttagaagatgttcaggagagcatgtcagaaacagagcgggaggaagaacaaggagctcgtaggaagcagcacaaagctgttaaaaatgaggaggctgcgcagttaaaattaaaagaggaagttgatcaacagaagaagagccgtgcccgccattcggagcccttgtacccgtggcgagaactagagcttcttgagttatcagaggaagaagaggaacagttagaggaggcagccgctcgctacgaggagggacggtataatgcttttcaagtaaccgCTGTGAGCCTGTCCACACCACCCCCTTatagcgagaacaggcagaaagggtgtggatactccttttgcccacccggtacccgcagagcaatacaacaaatgtacccagtatttgaagaccagaataatgctcgttatcatacgcctttagagcataagcaagtgaaggacttagctgaagcagtaagatcttatggtgtcaatgcaaattatactcagtccctgattgagagacttacaggcaatgctatgacacctgctgattggacttttgttacaaaagcagtcttgacaacaggacagtatttggagtggaaatccttgtggcaggacctattAATGGCTCAGGCTAGGAAAAATGCCGCGGCGGGGCAAcccgcatggaattttgaaatgctgacaggtcaaggaagatgggttaacaatcaaacagccttcccaatacaggtatatcaacaaataaatactgccgcgagcaaggcatggaggaccttgcctaataaaggagaggttagaggtaacttaaataaaattatacagggacctactgagcctttctcagattttgtcgcccgtatgttggaagcggcaggaaaaatctttggagatcaggaaacagccatgcctctcattgagcagttagtttttgagcagtgtactaaagaatgtagaacagttataacgccctggaagtccaaaggactgcaggcatggatgaaggcttgcagggaagttggtggtcctttgacaaatacaggattggctgctgcagtattggcggccctaaaaagaggccccctaaaatgctttcagtgtggtaaggaaggacacattaaaaaacattgccctactggcaccgcgagtcaaactaggatagggaccaaaaggaccccgggagtttgccctcggtgtggtaagggtagacattgggacaacgaatgcagatctgtgaaagatagcaaggggcgccccctagagcaaaatgactaggagccaaaaaacgggaagcggggccctcatccccagggcccgcaaatgtatggggcaatccaggaggagggcctccgcccactggggaggccactcccaaaagggccactgcgggattcgcaggggtggacctcagttccaccaccagagcagtactaacgccacagcagggatgccagcccatccctacggatttttatggtccccttccagaaggcaccgtgagcttgctgcttggtaggtcctccaccaccttaaaaggcttaattgtgcacccaggagtcattgatcaggattttacaggacaagtaaaggcaatgtgctcctccccacgaggaatatatgccatctcacctggagaccgtatcGCGCAGCTCTTGGTGTTGTCTAGCAAGCATGCACTATTCCCAAGTACTAAagttagtagagaaaaaatgagctttggatcatcaggagaagctggggcctttttctcagtgcagttagatcaacccccaactttgacattggacattgaagggaaaacctttgaaggtatattagacaaaggggcagacaaaagcattatatccaccaaatggtggccttcctgctggctggtaacacaatcttcacagtctctacaaggactcgggtatgcatccatgcctatgataagcaccagacggttgcactggaaagctgaggaaggacaatcaggccagttacaaccatatgtcctccccttacctgtaaatttgtggggaagggacatgttgaCAGACCTAGGATTAATACTAAccaatgattactcacctataagtcaagaacttatgcaaaaaatgggatatgtaccgggaaagggagttgggaaacacctacagggtcgtcctgaaccaatagaggtagcagtgaagaaagatcgcacaggtctgggtttttcctaggggccactgcggagccgctacccattccgtggctctcagcagagccagttagggtaccacagtggccgctcccagtagaaaaattaattgcagcacaaaggctagttaaggaacagctagaactaggacatttagaaccatccgtgtccccgtggaacacacccatatttgttattaagaaaaaatcagggaagtggagattgttgcatgatttaagagccatcaacgcccaaatgtcactcatgggccctgtgcagaaaggcctcccattgctatctgcaatacctaAAGGCTGGACCAtcattataatagacattaaggattgttttttctccatccctttgcataagaaagataaggaaagatttgcctttaccctaccctccattaatcatgaagaacctgacaaACGCTTTCAGTGGCGAGTTTTGCCACAGAAAATGGCCAAtagtcctactatgtgccagttatttgtggaccacgcactagcacccgtcagagaaaaatttggtcagttaaaaatctaccattacatggatgacatattaataactggagaagaggagccagatgtgcagcagggatacagagaggtagttaaggaattagaatcccatcagttagccatagcaccagataaggtccaacaatcttcaattggacagtttttaggagccacaataagcccTTGTCACATAATacctcaaaaattgactatacggaaggatcagttaaagacattaaatgattttcaaaagttgctaggagatatcaattggctccgcccatatttaaaggtatccactgctgaccttaagccattgttcaatatcttggaaggagaaagccttgttacttctcctcgagaaatcactcctcaagcccagaaagtattagaacaggttgaaaaggccatttctgaagcgcagttagatagaatagacataaaatctccttttcagctgtgcattctaaaaaTTGCCTGCGCGCCAACTGcggtcttgtggcagactgggcctttgttgtggatccatgcccactcctcaccttccaaaactattgaacactacccttttatggtagccacaatggccctaaggggtgttaagacagctattatgcattttggaagagagcctagcagcgtcattgtcccatatactagtaagcaagtttctacactgtgcgccactacagatgagtgggcaatttttaaatgcagttttaatggactaatagaaaaccattatcctaaacattccttgttgcaatttgtgactgctcatccagtaatttttccccatgtcactgttaacaaccccattaaggaagctttagacatttatacagatggctctagtacaggcaaaggatgttatgtaataaacgatcaagtgactacattacaatttttagctgatgcaccccaattagtagaatgtttggtggtcttagaagtttttaagaaattcacggagccaattaacatcatatctgactcccattacgtagtcaacgcggtgtctaagctggaaattgctggctacattaagcaatccagcaaggtagcagacatcgtgtctcaaattagaaaatgtattttgcaacgaaaacacccattttatattcagcatatacgtgttcatagcttgctcccgggacccatggtaaaaagtaatgatttggctgatcaagctacaagagctttccctgtgttaactaaatcccactttgaacttgctaaagactttcatgagctgtatcatgtgcctgctgccaccctacgcattaagtttccaattactcgcgcagaggctcacactattgtgttgcagtgcgccaagtgtgcagaatttatttccaaaccctcggtcggggtaaaccctcgaggcATCCGTCCTCTcaacatctggcaaatggacgttacccatgtatctgcttttggaaagttgcagtacgtgcatgtgtcagtggacaccagttctggcattgtacatgcaacacccctaacgggggaaaaatccagccaagtaattcaacactgcttagaagcctggagtgcatggggcaagcccaccatgttaaaaacagataatgggcctgcatacacttccaccaagttccgacagttttgcttgcaaatgcaagtgaagcacttcaGGGGTTTGCtgtacaatccccaagggcaaggaattgtggaacgatgtcatcgcactctaaagcaatatttatcaaagcaaaaagggggaatagagaccgtgacggtcactacccctagaatggctttatctctaacccttttcaccctaaattttaaaaatttggatgagaaaggccaatcagctgcagacagacacgggcaatggccaaagccaccaaaggaaatggcccggtggaaaaatgtcctagacaacaaatggtatggcccggacctcATATTA
The Tenrec ecaudatus isolate mTenEca1 chromosome 3, mTenEca1.hap1, whole genome shotgun sequence DNA segment above includes these coding regions:
- the LOC142443156 gene encoding endogenous retrovirus group K member 10 Gag polyprotein-like, producing MGQKLTKEMVFIKDLKVSLRERGVRVKKKDLIRFFLFVDKVCPWFIVNGPEIHRGKWQKVGRDLNDKLHKEGPDAVPAAVFSYWGLIRDIVEAASKDPDKQQLLSVAEYCLHPLSRSASVSSLCSDKNPSKSSSVIIEVPGSEKPDSEKPAAGEPAPTTSHYLPLPQEKYSLKNLPATYPVFSKATNDEPLDPEDVATLEEEAARYHNPDWPPVLLARPPPYNNQMCAPALPVPAALMPALSEAKAKLCSQVAELKEVLNLQKDFARLSAELSAAHPCGSAKEHVPKTKKAKPAQLLLPVLTRSTRSSPRSTPDNPQAESAGSPPVGSGNEDGEAKNDNTSGSENENESGSEDEEPPVQGTGSKTREFRKIHLKNLKELNTAVRTYGANAPYTLSVLDAVSREGHMLPAEWTQEPYNEFISRLLEGAERTLDHEAASDKLIKQLAYENANFSCRAVMRGKARDKTLDEMLHLCQDIDPFSAKVSQAIYLAVGAALQVNNSSKNCFKCGQPGQFARQCPVAAPFFTKITSPAESSACPAIPATPCPRCKKGKHWVTACRSITDINRRPLPPLSGNGQRGQPRALEPIPFVPALGNSRQPDPPCTGPPQEMQEWTCVPPPPQY